A window of the Oncorhynchus keta strain PuntledgeMale-10-30-2019 chromosome 21, Oket_V2, whole genome shotgun sequence genome harbors these coding sequences:
- the cd8a gene encoding T-cell surface glycoprotein CD8 alpha chain has translation MVQKWMQTLVLLFFCQETLQLSSLTEKTDGERVEITCAPVSKTKSNMVIWFRVQDNAGMEFIASFSTKDGMKKTDFNNEVFSEEQIKKNILILKAFKKARDSGVYSCASINGNALVFGEVTRLAGPAPMTTTTTTTTPMTTTVELTSSTTAKSCKVGKVDPTASCDLIVWAPLTAGCGLLFLLLIITVCHCNRIRTKRCPHHYKRQPRMAAPGQQHPIANNRLF, from the exons ATGGTCCAAAAGTGGATGCAGACACTTGTTTTACTGTTCTTTTGTCAAG AAACTCTCCAACTGAGTTCTCTGACAGAGAAAacggatggagagagggtggagatcACTTGTGCACCAGTCTCTAAGACTAAGAGCAACATGGTGATTTGGTTTAGAGTGCAAGACAACGCTGGAATGGAGTTTATTGCATCGTTTAGTACCAAGGACGGTATGAAGAAAACAGACTTTAACAATGAGGTCTTCAGCGAGGAGCAGATAAAGAAAAACATCTTGATACTGAAGGCTTTCAAAAAGGCTCGAGATAGTGGCGTCTACAGCTGTGCATCAATCAATGGTAACGCGCTTGTGTTTGGTGAAGTAACTCGACTTGCTGGGCCAG CCCCCATGACAACAACAACCACGACGACTACACCAATGACCACAACCGTAGAGCTAACCAGCTCTACAACTGCCAAGTCGTGCAAAG TGGGAAAGGTGGACCCTACTGCATCCTGTGATTTGATTGTTTGGGCCCCATTGACTGCTGGCTgtggcctcctcttcctcctcctcatcatcactgTATGCCACTGCAACC GGATAAGAACAAAAAGATGCCCACATCATTACAAAAGACA GCCGAGAATGGCAGCACCGGGGCAACAACATCCTATAGCCAACAACAGACTTTTCTAA